The following coding sequences lie in one Streptomyces venezuelae genomic window:
- a CDS encoding LysR substrate-binding domain-containing protein, which translates to MELRTLRYFVAVAEELHFGRAAVRLHISQPPLSRAVKGLEAEVGAVLLVRSPAGVTLTAAGAVLLEEARALLERAALARERVAAAAGPGAVTVGVLGDGADAGLSRLAAAFRRRHPGVEVRVREADLSDPTCGLHAGRVDVALTRGPFQETGLSVRTLRTDAVGVLLRADDPLARRASLRLADLAGRRWFRFPPGTDPLWQSYWGGGVRREGLVVRAVVECRQAVLWNGTLGMTLLDHPPSPGLVVIPLNDMPPSPLVAAWSTGNADVLVRSFVRAATGLHRGRGRGAVDARPGGG; encoded by the coding sequence ATGGAGCTGCGGACGTTGCGGTACTTCGTGGCGGTCGCCGAGGAACTCCACTTCGGGCGGGCGGCCGTGCGGCTGCACATCAGCCAGCCGCCGCTGAGCCGGGCCGTCAAAGGGCTGGAGGCGGAGGTCGGCGCGGTGCTGCTGGTGCGCTCGCCGGCCGGCGTCACGCTCACCGCGGCCGGCGCGGTGCTCCTGGAGGAGGCGCGCGCCCTGCTGGAGCGGGCCGCGCTGGCGCGCGAGCGGGTGGCCGCCGCGGCCGGGCCCGGGGCCGTCACCGTCGGGGTGCTGGGCGACGGCGCCGACGCGGGGCTGAGCCGGCTGGCCGCCGCCTTCCGCCGCCGGCATCCGGGCGTGGAGGTACGCGTCCGGGAGGCCGATCTGAGCGATCCCACCTGCGGGCTGCACGCCGGCCGCGTCGATGTCGCGCTGACGCGCGGGCCCTTCCAGGAGACCGGGCTCTCGGTCCGCACGCTGCGCACCGACGCCGTGGGGGTACTGCTGCGCGCCGACGACCCGCTGGCCCGCCGCGCGAGCCTGCGCCTGGCCGACCTCGCGGGGCGGCGCTGGTTCCGCTTCCCGCCGGGCACCGACCCGCTGTGGCAGTCCTACTGGGGCGGCGGAGTGCGGCGTGAGGGGCTGGTGGTGCGGGCGGTGGTGGAGTGCCGGCAGGCCGTGCTGTGGAACGGCACGCTCGGCATGACCCTTTTGGACCACCCGCCCTCCCCCGGCCTGGTGGTGATCCCCCTGAACGACATGCCGCCCAGCCCGCTGGTGGCGGCGTGGAGCACGGGCAACGCGGACGTCCTGGTCCGCTCCTTCGTACGCGCCGCAACCGGCCTCCACCGGGGGCGGGGGCGGGGGGCGGTGGACGCGCGGCCCGGCGGCGGGTAG
- a CDS encoding DUF6332 family protein — translation MSRRSQAERDAMTVEIGYALLSACFLGAVVFGVIAGPAAVWRLPSGAERLLVVAGAALGTVLGVLRVVHVLWRYAGAPRPDSGPGPGSGSGSGPGSGSGSTD, via the coding sequence ATGAGCCGCCGTAGTCAGGCCGAGCGGGATGCGATGACCGTGGAGATCGGTTACGCGCTGCTCAGCGCCTGCTTCCTGGGCGCCGTCGTGTTCGGGGTGATCGCCGGCCCGGCCGCGGTGTGGCGGCTCCCCTCCGGCGCCGAGAGGCTGCTGGTGGTCGCGGGCGCCGCGCTCGGCACGGTGCTCGGGGTGCTGCGGGTGGTGCACGTGCTGTGGCGGTACGCCGGAGCCCCCCGCCCCGACTCCGGCCCCGGCCCCGGCTCCGGCTCCGGCTCCGGCCCCGGCTCCGGCTCCGGCTCGACGGACTGA
- a CDS encoding (2Fe-2S)-binding protein: protein MGTDVFHSEVPLRVNGRPHSPVVDHRATLLDVLREQLDLTGAKKGCDHGQCGACTVLVDGRRANSCLLLAVAVEGCDITTVEGLRGAEDGPPHPLQRAFVERDAFQCGYCTPGQLCSALGMLAEARAGHASHVTDPQVKGGEPVPLSRQEIQERLSGNLCRCGAYPRIVEAVQDTAAAGDVEGGGVR, encoded by the coding sequence ATGGGGACCGATGTGTTCCATTCGGAAGTGCCCCTGCGGGTGAACGGCAGGCCCCACAGCCCTGTCGTCGATCACCGGGCGACGCTGCTGGACGTCCTGCGGGAGCAGCTGGACCTCACCGGCGCCAAGAAGGGCTGTGACCACGGCCAGTGCGGTGCCTGCACCGTCCTGGTGGACGGGCGCCGGGCCAACAGCTGTCTGCTGCTGGCGGTCGCCGTCGAGGGGTGTGACATCACCACCGTCGAGGGGCTGCGCGGCGCGGAGGACGGCCCCCCGCATCCCCTGCAGCGGGCCTTCGTGGAGCGTGACGCCTTCCAGTGCGGGTACTGCACGCCGGGGCAGCTGTGTTCGGCCCTCGGCATGCTGGCCGAGGCCCGGGCGGGCCATGCCTCGCACGTGACGGACCCCCAGGTGAAGGGCGGTGAGCCGGTGCCACTGAGCCGGCAGGAGATCCAGGAGCGGCTCAGCGGCAACCTGTGCCGGTGCGGCGCCTATCCGCGCATCGTCGAGGCCGTCCAGGACACGGCCGCCGCCGGCGATGTCGAAGGAGGCGGGGTGCGGTGA
- a CDS encoding FAD binding domain-containing protein: MKSFRYVRAHSVEEATAAHAGRATSRYLGGGTNLVDLMKLGVERPRTLIDVSRLPLDDVAELADGSLRVGATVRNSDLAAHPLVRARHPVLSQALLAGASGQLRNMATTGGNLLQRTRCPYFQDVAKPCNKREPGSGCAAREGVHRDHAVLGHSAQCIATHPSDMAVALAALDAQVELQGVRGTRTVPAADFHRLPGDRPQTDTEIAHGELITAVLLPPPAPGTVSAYRKARDRASYAFALASVAVVVAVREETVHEVRIAFGGLAHRPWRARRAEEALRGAAPGGEAFKRALDAELAAAEPLRDNAFKVPLARNLACDVLRRLTRPDADADAGAGATP, translated from the coding sequence GTGAAGTCCTTCCGGTATGTGCGCGCCCACAGCGTCGAGGAGGCCACCGCGGCACACGCCGGCCGGGCCACCTCCCGCTACCTGGGCGGCGGGACCAACCTCGTCGACCTGATGAAGCTGGGCGTGGAGCGGCCGCGGACGCTGATCGACGTGAGCCGGCTGCCGCTGGACGACGTGGCGGAACTGGCCGACGGGTCCCTGCGCGTGGGCGCGACGGTGCGCAACAGCGACCTGGCCGCCCACCCGCTGGTCCGCGCCCGCCACCCCGTGCTGTCCCAGGCGCTGCTCGCCGGCGCCTCGGGCCAGCTGCGCAACATGGCCACCACCGGCGGCAACCTCCTCCAGCGCACCCGCTGCCCCTACTTCCAGGACGTGGCCAAGCCGTGCAACAAGCGCGAGCCCGGCTCGGGCTGCGCCGCCCGGGAGGGGGTGCACCGCGACCACGCGGTGCTGGGGCACTCCGCGCAGTGCATCGCCACCCACCCCTCCGACATGGCCGTCGCGCTGGCCGCGCTGGACGCGCAGGTGGAGCTGCAGGGGGTGCGCGGGACGCGGACGGTGCCGGCCGCCGACTTCCACCGGCTGCCGGGCGACCGGCCGCAGACCGACACCGAGATCGCCCACGGCGAGCTGATCACCGCGGTGCTGCTCCCGCCGCCGGCGCCGGGCACCGTCTCGGCCTACCGCAAGGCACGCGACCGTGCCTCCTACGCCTTCGCCCTGGCCTCGGTGGCCGTGGTCGTGGCCGTGCGGGAGGAGACCGTGCACGAGGTGCGGATCGCCTTCGGCGGGCTGGCCCACCGGCCCTGGCGGGCGCGGCGCGCCGAGGAGGCGCTGCGCGGCGCCGCGCCGGGCGGCGAGGCGTTTAAGCGGGCGCTGGACGCCGAGCTGGCGGCGGCCGAGCCGCTGCGCGACAACGCCTTCAAGGTGCCGCTGGCCCGCAATCTGGCCTGCGACGTCCTGCGCCGCCTGACCCGCCCGGACGCCGACGCCGACGCGGGCGCGGGCGCCACGCCCTGA
- a CDS encoding xanthine dehydrogenase family protein molybdopterin-binding subunit, whose translation MPQTADAQGADLERREGTDKVLGSARYAAEHTPEGCAYAWPVAATAARGEVAALDDAAALALPGVVGVLHHKNAPRLAEPDDATLALLQDARVPHRGWYVALVVADTLEAAREGAAAVEVTYATEPHDVTLRAEHPDAYVPKDSDGTSGEHVRGDAEAAFAAAPVRVDTGYRVPPLHNHPMEPHAATAHWRDGHLSVYDSSQGATTVRDTLAGLFGLRKEQVTVVSEHVGGGFGSKGTPRPHVVLAAMAARVTGRPVKIALPRRQLPAVVGHRAPTLHRVRLGAAADGTLTSVIHEVTAHTSRIKEFMETGAAATRVMYPSRHARTTHRAVPLDVPSPSWMRAPGEAPGMYALESAMDELAQALDIDPIELRLRNDTGHEPDSGKPFSSRHLAQCLQEGARRFGWAERDPRPRTRREGPLLVGSGVAAATYPVVVAPSRAGVQACPDGTFVVRINATDIGTGARTVLAQVAADALGVPVERVGTEIGSSDLPSAPLAGGSSGTASWGWAVHEACTALAKRLAEQRGQQLPPEGVSATADTAGRADADSDYARHAFGAHFAEVTVDTVSGEVRVRRLLGVYAAGRILNSRTARSQFVGAMTMGLGMALMENSTMDAAFGDFAENDLASYHVPAHADVPHIEAHWIEEDDPHLNPMGSKGIGEIGIVGTAAAIGNAVHHATGVRLRELPLTPDRVLTHAL comes from the coding sequence ATGCCGCAGACCGCCGACGCGCAGGGAGCGGACCTCGAGCGCCGGGAGGGCACCGACAAGGTGCTCGGCAGCGCCCGCTACGCCGCCGAGCACACCCCTGAGGGCTGCGCGTACGCGTGGCCGGTCGCGGCCACCGCGGCGCGCGGCGAGGTGGCCGCCCTGGACGACGCGGCGGCGCTGGCGCTGCCCGGCGTGGTGGGCGTACTGCACCACAAGAACGCGCCGCGCCTGGCCGAGCCGGACGACGCCACCCTGGCCCTGCTGCAGGACGCCCGGGTGCCGCACCGCGGCTGGTACGTGGCGCTGGTGGTCGCCGACACCCTGGAGGCGGCCCGCGAGGGCGCGGCCGCCGTCGAGGTCACCTACGCCACCGAGCCGCACGATGTCACCCTGCGGGCCGAGCACCCCGACGCGTATGTGCCCAAGGACTCCGACGGGACCTCGGGCGAGCACGTGCGCGGCGACGCGGAGGCGGCGTTCGCGGCCGCGCCGGTGCGGGTGGACACCGGCTACCGGGTGCCGCCGCTGCACAACCACCCCATGGAGCCGCACGCGGCCACCGCCCACTGGCGGGACGGGCATCTGAGCGTGTACGACTCCAGCCAGGGCGCCACCACCGTGCGCGACACGCTGGCCGGCCTGTTCGGGCTGCGCAAGGAGCAGGTGACGGTCGTCTCCGAGCACGTGGGCGGCGGCTTCGGGTCCAAGGGCACGCCCCGCCCGCACGTGGTGCTGGCCGCCATGGCCGCCCGCGTCACCGGCCGCCCGGTCAAAATCGCCCTGCCCCGGCGGCAGTTGCCCGCCGTGGTGGGGCACCGCGCGCCGACCCTGCACCGGGTGCGGCTGGGCGCAGCAGCGGACGGCACGCTCACCTCGGTGATCCACGAGGTGACCGCGCACACCTCGCGCATCAAGGAGTTCATGGAGACCGGGGCGGCCGCCACCCGCGTCATGTATCCCTCGCGGCACGCGCGCACCACGCACCGGGCGGTGCCGCTGGATGTGCCCAGCCCGTCCTGGATGCGGGCCCCGGGCGAGGCGCCGGGCATGTACGCGCTGGAGTCGGCGATGGACGAACTCGCCCAGGCGCTGGACATCGACCCCATCGAGCTGCGGCTGCGCAACGACACCGGGCACGAGCCGGACAGCGGCAAGCCCTTCAGCAGCCGGCACCTGGCGCAGTGCCTGCAAGAGGGGGCGCGCCGCTTCGGCTGGGCGGAGCGCGACCCGCGCCCGCGCACCCGCCGGGAGGGGCCGCTGCTGGTGGGCAGCGGGGTGGCGGCGGCGACCTATCCGGTCGTGGTCGCGCCCTCCCGGGCCGGCGTGCAGGCCTGCCCGGACGGCACGTTCGTGGTGCGGATCAACGCCACCGACATCGGGACCGGGGCGCGCACGGTGCTCGCGCAGGTCGCCGCGGACGCGCTGGGCGTGCCGGTGGAGCGGGTGGGCACCGAGATCGGCAGCAGCGACCTGCCCTCGGCGCCGCTGGCCGGCGGCTCCTCGGGCACGGCCTCATGGGGGTGGGCGGTGCACGAGGCGTGCACCGCGCTGGCCAAACGCCTGGCCGAGCAGCGCGGGCAGCAGCTGCCGCCGGAGGGGGTCAGCGCCACGGCCGACACGGCGGGGCGGGCCGACGCGGACAGCGACTACGCGCGGCACGCGTTCGGCGCGCACTTCGCCGAGGTCACGGTGGACACGGTCTCCGGCGAGGTACGGGTACGGCGCCTGCTCGGCGTCTACGCCGCCGGGCGCATCCTCAACTCCCGTACCGCCCGCTCGCAGTTCGTCGGCGCGATGACGATGGGGCTGGGGATGGCGCTGATGGAGAACAGCACGATGGATGCCGCCTTCGGGGACTTCGCGGAGAACGACCTGGCCTCCTACCACGTGCCGGCGCACGCGGATGTGCCGCACATCGAGGCGCACTGGATCGAGGAGGACGATCCGCACCTCAACCCGATGGGCAGCAAGGGCATCGGCGAGATCGGCATCGTGGGAACGGCCGCGGCGATCGGCAACGCGGTGCACCACGCGACGGGGGTCCGCCTACGGGAACTCCCCCTGACCCCCGACCGGGTGCTCACCCACGCCCTGTAG
- a CDS encoding PHP domain-containing protein has translation MEPVEALERIAFLLERGRAPTYRVRAFRTAAEVIGNLAGPELERRAGDGSLESLKGIGPKTAGVIREALAGTMPGYLQRLEEEARAPLAEGAGSRLRALLRGDCHLHSDWSDGGSPIEAMGRAAREIGHEWAVLTDHSPRLTIARGLSPERLRDQLEVVAALNEQWAPFRLLTGIECDILDDGSLDQEPDLLDRLDVVVVSVHSKLRMDAAAMTRRLVAAVSNPRADVLGHCTGRLVTGRGRPESQFDAAEVFAACAAARTAVEINSRPERLDPPRRLLRQAVAAGTLFAVDTDAHAPGQLDWQIIGCARAEECKVPAERVVTTWTAPEVLSWTRESRARTTA, from the coding sequence ATGGAGCCCGTGGAGGCGCTGGAGCGCATTGCCTTCCTTCTGGAGCGGGGGCGTGCCCCCACCTACCGGGTGCGGGCCTTTCGTACCGCCGCCGAGGTGATCGGGAACCTTGCGGGCCCGGAGCTGGAGCGCCGCGCAGGGGACGGGTCCCTGGAGTCCCTCAAGGGGATCGGGCCCAAGACCGCAGGCGTGATCCGCGAGGCGCTGGCCGGCACCATGCCCGGCTATCTGCAGCGCCTGGAGGAGGAGGCCCGCGCGCCGCTGGCCGAGGGCGCCGGCAGCCGGCTGCGGGCCCTGCTGCGCGGCGACTGCCATCTGCACTCCGACTGGTCCGACGGCGGCAGCCCCATCGAGGCGATGGGCCGCGCCGCCCGCGAGATCGGCCACGAATGGGCCGTGCTCACCGACCACTCGCCCCGCCTGACGATCGCCCGCGGCCTGTCGCCCGAGCGGCTGCGCGACCAGCTGGAGGTGGTGGCCGCCCTCAACGAGCAGTGGGCGCCCTTCCGGCTGCTGACCGGCATCGAGTGCGACATCCTCGACGACGGCTCCCTGGACCAGGAACCCGACCTGCTGGACCGCCTGGACGTCGTGGTCGTCTCCGTCCACTCCAAACTGCGCATGGACGCCGCCGCGATGACCCGCCGCCTGGTCGCCGCGGTGAGCAACCCCCGCGCCGACGTCCTGGGCCACTGCACCGGCCGCCTGGTCACCGGCCGCGGCCGCCCCGAGTCACAGTTCGACGCGGCGGAGGTCTTCGCCGCCTGCGCGGCCGCCCGCACCGCCGTGGAGATCAACAGCCGTCCCGAACGCCTCGACCCGCCGCGCCGCCTGCTGCGCCAGGCGGTGGCGGCCGGCACGCTGTTCGCCGTCGACACCGACGCCCACGCGCCCGGCCAGCTCGACTGGCAGATCATCGGCTGCGCGCGGGCCGAGGAGTGCAAGGTGCCCGCCGAACGCGTGGTGACCACCTGGACCGCGCCCGAGGTCCTGTCCTGGACCCGCGAAAGCCGCGCCCGCACCACCGCTTGA
- a CDS encoding short-chain dehydrogenase/reductase encodes MKAGPGPLSGRTVVVTGAARGLGAALARELARRDARIALLGLEPHALEQVAATLPTPALALPVDVTDPAALHAAARTVRARLGAPSVVVANAGIAQAGPLQSADPHSWRRVIEVNLTGSALTAQAFLPDLLRTRGYHLQIASLAALGAVPMLSAYCASKAGVEAFTHALRAETAHLGVAVGIAYLNWLETDMLAQVDAHAALREPRALLPPPARRIRPLPPVAARLADAIEHRRTAVYVPAWTRLAQAGRGLLPPLITRLARTRPHHRPIPQTGPLGPGAHAAHTAHPPPD; translated from the coding sequence GTGAAAGCCGGCCCCGGCCCGCTCAGCGGCCGCACCGTCGTGGTGACCGGCGCCGCCCGCGGCCTGGGCGCCGCCCTCGCCCGCGAACTGGCCCGCCGCGACGCCCGCATCGCCCTGCTGGGCCTGGAGCCGCACGCGCTGGAACAGGTCGCGGCCACCCTGCCCACGCCCGCCCTGGCCCTGCCCGTCGACGTCACCGACCCCGCCGCCCTGCACGCCGCGGCCCGCACCGTGCGCGCCCGCCTGGGAGCGCCCTCCGTCGTCGTCGCCAACGCCGGCATCGCCCAGGCCGGCCCCCTGCAGAGCGCCGACCCGCACTCCTGGCGCCGGGTGATCGAGGTGAACCTGACCGGCAGCGCCCTGACCGCCCAGGCCTTCCTGCCCGACCTGCTGCGCACCCGCGGCTACCACCTGCAGATCGCCTCCCTGGCCGCGCTGGGCGCCGTGCCGATGCTGAGCGCCTACTGCGCCTCCAAGGCCGGCGTGGAGGCCTTCACCCACGCGCTGCGCGCCGAGACCGCCCACCTCGGCGTCGCGGTGGGCATCGCCTACCTCAACTGGCTGGAGACCGACATGCTGGCCCAGGTGGACGCCCACGCCGCACTGCGCGAGCCGCGCGCCCTGCTGCCGCCCCCGGCCCGCCGCATCCGCCCCCTGCCGCCGGTGGCCGCCCGCCTGGCCGACGCCATCGAACACCGCCGCACCGCCGTCTACGTCCCGGCCTGGACCCGCCTGGCCCAGGCCGGCCGCGGCCTGCTGCCACCCCTGATCACCCGCCTGGCCCGCACCCGCCCCCACCACCGCCCCATCCCCCAAACCGGCCCCCTGGGCCCCGGCGCCCACGCCGCCCACACCGCCCACCCCCCACCTGACTGA